A part of Marinomonas rhizomae genomic DNA contains:
- a CDS encoding Rieske (2Fe-2S) protein: protein MFNKYLIPDAQNLPEGKALSIKVEEYNFLVTKQQGQILAFENLCPHQKKQLNWSDDLALDEEGDYLKCHHHGALFSPVDGTCITGPCQGSQLKKATVGIEQGNCYLLFA from the coding sequence GTGTTTAACAAGTACCTTATCCCCGATGCTCAAAACCTTCCTGAAGGCAAAGCACTAAGCATAAAAGTTGAAGAGTACAACTTTTTAGTCACTAAACAGCAAGGGCAGATTCTGGCTTTTGAGAACCTATGCCCTCATCAAAAGAAGCAACTTAATTGGTCTGATGACCTTGCGTTAGATGAAGAAGGTGATTACTTAAAGTGCCACCATCATGGCGCCTTATTTTCACCTGTAGACGGAACCTGCATTACCGGTCCCTGCCAAGGTAGCCAACTTAAAAAAGCCACGGTAGGAATAGAGCAAGGTAACTGCTACTTATTGTTCGCCTAA